The genomic DNA GGCCGAGCTCGCGGGCGATGGAATCGAGCACCCCGTTGATGAACTGCACCGACTCGGGGGCGGAGAACTTGCGCGCGATCTCCAGGGCCTCGTTGATGACCACTGGGCGCGGGGTCTGGGGAAAGGCCAGCAGCTCGGCGGCGCCGCAGCGCAGGATGTTGCGGTCCACCGCCGCCATGCGCTCCAGGCGCCAGTGCTCGGCGTGGCGCTCGATGAGGGCGTCGATCTCGGCCGAGCGCTGGCCGGCGGCGCGGAACAGTTCCTCGGCGAAGACGCGCGTGCCTTCCTCCACCTCGCCGCGGGCGCTCCAGAAGGTGCGCGTGACCTCTTCCGGCGCCTGCTTGCCCATGTCCGCCTGGAAGAGCATTTGCAGCGCCAGCTCGCGGGATTTGCGGCGCGTTCCCATGGTCAGTCGCCAGTCCCCGGTCGCCAGTCGCCAGTCATCGTCGTTGGTCGTTAGTCGTTCGTCGATGGCGGGACATCACTTCTTCTTCCGACGTTTCCTGCTGACGCCTGACGTCCGACGTCTGACGTCTGCTCTCAGGTTCGCCATCTCCACCGCCGAGAGCGCGGCCTCGTAGCCCTTGTTGCCGCTCTTCAGCCCGGCGCGGTCGATGGCTTGCTCCAGGGTATCGCAGGTGA from Terriglobales bacterium includes the following:
- the nusB gene encoding transcription antitermination factor NusB, with product MGTRRKSRELALQMLFQADMGKQAPEEVTRTFWSARGEVEEGTRVFAEELFRAAGQRSAEIDALIERHAEHWRLERMAAVDRNILRCGAAELLAFPQTPRPVVINEALEIARKFSAPESVQFINGVLDSIARELGQPAAAGGGKRS